The DNA sequence GTGGCCGCCTTCACCGACACCTTCACCCCGTTAGCCGTGATCATGGCGGTAGAGGGTCTTGCCTTCGGTGTGCTCAACCCCATCATGGCCACCGTGACGTATGAGACGGTGCCGGAGGACCTGCGCAGCCGCGTGCTGAGCGCGACAACGGCCTCGGTGCAGCTGGTCACTCCGCTGGGCGGACTGGCCGCGGGCTTCCTAGTGGATTCGGTCGGCTTGTCCTCCACGCTGCTGGCGGTTGGCGGTGTGTATCTGCTTGCCACGCTGTGCCCGGTGATCTTCCCGGCCTGGAGGCAGATGGACCGTATCGGTTCTCCCCAAGGCAGGGCGGAGGGCTCGCTGCCGCAGGGTTCAGGGGCGAAACGGGTGTAGTCACGAGATGGCCGTTTCGGCGCTGCTCACGAACACCTGACGTCGGTGCTCCCCGTCGCGCTCAAGCGGGGGCCCGGCCTTCTTAGTCCGGAAAAGAGCCCCCGCCATAGCTGATGCGCTCGGACGGCGCATGCAAGCGGTTGACGCCCGCGTCCAGGTCACCCACCACCACATCAACCGGCCCCCGGTCCCCCGCAAACACCCGCGGAAGGACTGTCCCTTCTGCGTCATCGTCCACGAAGGCGCAAAGGCCACGATCATCCGCGAGTGGAGTGACACGATCGCGATCGTGCCCCGCAGCGGCGGCTGCGTCCCGGGTCACCTGCTCGTCATCCCGCGATGTCACGTCGACGACTTCACCGTCGACCCCGTCGTCTCCGCCACCACCCAGCACCGCGCGGCCGAACTCGCCGCAGACATCGGCGGACAGTGGGACTACCTCACCTCCTGCGGACCGGACGCCACCCAGACAGTGATGCACCTGCACGGCCACCTCGTGCCCCGCACCGCCGACGACGGCCTCGCCCTCCTCTGGACCCACTCCGCCAG is a window from the Streptomyces asiaticus genome containing:
- a CDS encoding HIT family protein gives rise to the protein MQAVDARVQVTHHHINRPPVPRKHPRKDCPFCVIVHEGAKATIIREWSDTIAIVPRSGGCVPGHLLVIPRCHVDDFTVDPVVSATTQHRAAELAADIGGQWDYLTSCGPDATQTVMHLHGHLVPRTADDGLALLWTHSASEKEPAR